The genomic stretch CAGCCCGTCTGCTATTGGCTTCATGCCCGCTGCCCGGACGGCGATCAACCCAAATTGGTGCCGATGGCGAGGAATTTGTCGCGCCTGTGCTCTCGCACCTCCAGCCGACCCCGGGTGCCGGGGAAATCGGCGAGGAACTGACTGATCGCCTTGGCGGTCGAGGCCATTACCTCCCCGTGGTGGCGGTGCGCGCCACCGGCGGGCTCGGCAATGATGCCGTCGATCACCCCCAGCGCGAGCAGATCGGGAGCGGTGATTTTCTGCGCCGCGGCCATATCGGGAGCCCGGGCCGCGTCGCGGAACAGGATGGCGGCGCCCGGCTCCGGCGAGATCACCGAGTAGATGGCGTTCTCGAGCATCAGCACCCGGTTGGCGGTGGCGATGGCGATTGCGCCGCCCGAGCCGCCCTCGCCGATGATGATCGCGAGGTTGGGCACACCCAGCTCGAGGCAGCGCTCGGTCGAACGCGCGATCGCCTCGGCCTGGCCGCGCTCTTCGGCGCCGATCCCCGGATAAGCGCCGGCGGTATCGACGAACGACACCAGGGGAATGTCGAAGCGGTCGGCCATGTCCATGATGCGCACGGCCTTGCGGTAACCCTCGGGCCGCGCCATGCCGAAATTGTGCTTCAGCCGGCTCTCGGTATTGGAGCCCTTCTCCTGCCCCAGGATCGCCACCGGCTGCCCGTTGAAGCGGCCGAAGCCGGCCTGCAACGCCGGATCCTCGGCAAACTTGCGGTCGCCGGCCAGCGGCGTCCACTCGGTGATCAGCGACTTCACGTAGTCGGAGAAGTGGGGGCGCTGCGGATGACGCGCCACCTGGGTCTTCTGCCAGGGGGTGAGCTTCTTGTAGATATCGACCAGCGCCTCGTCGGCCCGGGCCGAGAGCCGCGTCACCTCTTCATCGATCGACACGGCCTGGTCGGACGTGGCGAGGGACTTGAGCTCGGCGATCTTGCCTTCGAGATCGGCGACCGGCTTTTCGAAATCGAGATAAGACTGCATCCAACCCGCCAGATAATGGGAAGGGCGTCAACTCGCGCCCCAAAGTGGCCGGAAAGTGGCGACGCAGCCGGGTTGAGTCAAGCAGCGAGCTGCGACCGAGCCCCCATTGCACCGCTCTGTCATGCCGCGTTAACCAATGCATGACGCATTCATGACAACGCTGGTGCCGAACGACCGGAACCACCTTTCGATCATGACGACCTATGCCCTGGTAAGCGTCGGCTGTCCGCATTGCGGCGGCCAGTTCTTCGAA from Devosia sp. A16 encodes the following:
- a CDS encoding acetyl-CoA carboxylase carboxyltransferase subunit alpha translates to MQSYLDFEKPVADLEGKIAELKSLATSDQAVSIDEEVTRLSARADEALVDIYKKLTPWQKTQVARHPQRPHFSDYVKSLITEWTPLAGDRKFAEDPALQAGFGRFNGQPVAILGQEKGSNTESRLKHNFGMARPEGYRKAVRIMDMADRFDIPLVSFVDTAGAYPGIGAEERGQAEAIARSTERCLELGVPNLAIIIGEGGSGGAIAIATANRVLMLENAIYSVISPEPGAAILFRDAARAPDMAAAQKITAPDLLALGVIDGIIAEPAGGAHRHHGEVMASTAKAISQFLADFPGTRGRLEVREHRRDKFLAIGTNLG